GCGTGTCCGAGACGCCCTGGACCAGCACGCGGTGGTCCGGAAGGACACTCTCCGCCAGCAGCGTGGAACCCGAAATGGTGGCGGCGGACCAGCCGAGGCCCAGCAGCACCAGGCCCGTGGTGACCAGCGGGGGCTGTCCAGCGCCGAATCCGGCACAGCATGCCGCCAGCAGGATGAGCACGTGCCCCAGAATCAGGGTGGGGATTCTTCCTGCCCTGTCCGTAAGCCAGCCCATCACCGGGGACAGCGCATACATCCCGGCAATGTGCAGTGAAATCGTGAATCCGATCAGCACAAAAACGTCGGTACTGGCCGTATGGACGTGGCCGGCCCCGCCTCCAGCCAGGGGGCCTTCGCTCAGCAACTGCAGGTGCAGCGGGGTCATGGACATGACAGCAGCCATACAGGCGTGCGCCGTGACGATCGCCAGCAGTGCCAGGCCTGCACCGGGCGATGAGCGGACGGCTGCCAGGCCCCGGCGGAGGGATCCCCGGCGGACGCCCGGACCTGAAGGCGCATCACCGTTCCCGACGCCGGCCTGCCTGAGGGCGAGGGCGTGGAGCAGCGGATCCGGGCGGAGGCCGACCAGCAACAGGAGGGCTGCCAGCGCGAGTCCGGCTACTGAGAAAACAAACGGGCCTGCGATGGCGGGTAGGCCCAGGGCCTCCCCCACTGCCGCCCCCGGCTTAATCAGGTTGGGGCCCGCCACGGCACCGGCAGTTATTGCCCAGACCACGATGGCCAGCGACCGGCCCCGGTGCTCAGGTTCCGCGAGGTCAACGGCCGCGAACCGCGCCTGGAGGTTGGCGGCCGTGCCCAGGCCCAGGAGGGCGGCCCCGGCCAGGAGCACGGGAAACAACCCGGAAACTGTTGCCGCGATCACCAGGACTGCGCCCAGCATGCCTGACAGCACCCCTGTTACCAGACCCACCCTGCGGCCCTGCCGTTCGGCGAGGCCGGCCAGCGGCATGGCGGCAACCGCCGTCGCCAGCGTCATGGTGGTGGTGACTGAGCCCGCCCAGGCGTTGGAGCCCGAGAGCTGGACCGCGAGCAGCGAGCCCACGGAAAGGCTGGCCCCGCTGCCGATTCCGCTGAGGAGTTGGGCCACGCTGAGGATGATGACAGTACGGCGCTGGACCCTCTGGGGGTCCAGCGCCGTCGTGGAGTTTAAGGTCACGCTCCGAGCATAGCCAAAAGACTAGTCGGCGTCGCTGAGGCTCTTCTTGGCGTCTTCCTCGAGCCGGGGATCAATCTTGGACGCCTCCGCCTTCGAGCTGGCAAGGCTGGCGATTACGGCGATGATGATGGTGCCGACGATCACGCCCAGGGACACGTA
Above is a window of Arthrobacter pascens DNA encoding:
- a CDS encoding MFS transporter — its product is MTLNSTTALDPQRVQRRTVIILSVAQLLSGIGSGASLSVGSLLAVQLSGSNAWAGSVTTTMTLATAVAAMPLAGLAERQGRRVGLVTGVLSGMLGAVLVIAATVSGLFPVLLAGAALLGLGTAANLQARFAAVDLAEPEHRGRSLAIVVWAITAGAVAGPNLIKPGAAVGEALGLPAIAGPFVFSVAGLALAALLLLVGLRPDPLLHALALRQAGVGNGDAPSGPGVRRGSLRRGLAAVRSSPGAGLALLAIVTAHACMAAVMSMTPLHLQLLSEGPLAGGGAGHVHTASTDVFVLIGFTISLHIAGMYALSPVMGWLTDRAGRIPTLILGHVLILLAACCAGFGAGQPPLVTTGLVLLGLGWSAATISGSTLLAESVLPDHRVLVQGVSDTLMSAAGAVGAGTSGLVMSWIGYQGLNMFAMAIAALVAAIAWAYKVRPAAPSG